The Apus apus isolate bApuApu2 chromosome 8, bApuApu2.pri.cur, whole genome shotgun sequence genome has a window encoding:
- the LOC127387644 gene encoding serine palmitoyltransferase small subunit B-like: MDIKGMKNYLYWLYCQFELITCSYLMEPWEKLLFYTFNMTLLVTVLYTAYTFVPGHISTAFQFFLHLFGNQHENTVSIVQ, translated from the coding sequence ATGGATATTAAAGGCATGAAGAACTATCTCTATTGGCTGTACTGCCAGTTTGAACTAATCACCTGCAGCTATCTCATGGAGCCCTGGGAAAAACTGCTCTTCTACACTTTCAACATGACTCTGCTAGTTACAGTGTTATACACTGCCTACACCTTTGTCCCTGGCCACATTAGCACagcttttcagttcttcttGCACTTATTTGGAAACCaacatgaaaatactgtttctatTGTGCAGTAA